From the genome of Fusarium keratoplasticum isolate Fu6.1 chromosome 11, whole genome shotgun sequence, one region includes:
- a CDS encoding NACHT domain-containing protein, translated as MPKSVKTADEYDFVEHEETAVSPEILAKIREWLQPTDYLADSGEFRRHLASQAPGTGLWICETDEYKKWHDSPDHGSLWIKGVPGAGKSVMAASIIHHMKTTENCPVLFFFFRNIVAANFSPRALIQDWLAQLLPHSSKLQFALQSRLETKLEETSDNDLIDIFLNGASRLPKLYCIADALDEMTTENRPFLDKLNSLATHRPQSLKLLITSRPKQHLQSALRDSSIVHVSLQQRLVDTDINSYLRHRFDTAVMSEDKLQMKEELIDMVAKRSEGLFLYAKLTMDQIEASLADDGPADINALEQSLPIGLEQTYTSMLAKQRQEKGISTDLQVLVLEAVTHSSRPLRLSEIASLVKSVCPDLDAPTGFKDLVATCCGPLIEVLEDETLQVIHHSFTEFLRGDTRTVSNDDASSDFPVIDSLKAHKKMAINCLQYLQSGTLRLRSEPPIISTENLGTRPDENDKESQGLRELSMFIRTDYNEDGKDGEKYREARLHHPLLGYAVENWSYHASHYDVKDDEFFATVQEFIRPEVLAFRRWLSLEWGLVAWVDGFWLDIPTVLHIAAFAGMSELVSELIQKGASVSAQDDRERIPLHWAAENGHAKVASLLIQHGCDPNAEDADGLKPLHIAAKKNHASVVTVLLKAGVKPSTGKTKIPKGAMYWVVIEGENALLHASQAGHTETVEALIPFCSSEELEQLLCECCRFSRTDSVLSILEKTDVSANVMCHGGSPLHFACVSANAKCVEALIKRGADLNKMASLRTSESRLHAYPPPGMTPPLLDLIDVWNKSNNTACRSILKMLVKAGVDLDQTSSSGDTALRKLVEPTQRLTGGLYVPALKALLNAGANPKIGDCRGSAPLHIVAASNRNLNGMQLLIEHGADPNQRDSRGRTPFHELISSFHYDKPTQIEYAKPIIKFFLDNGADPECRDNDGVTPMALGPHRFGPEIFGLLVSKCKSDSTKKECWFGLSSEWDIAKFTETLEGMLAAGMEIDQRDESGRTLYLHSLTHEEKRCILREHGATPGLSDNQGNNAIHLLTAGNRGNRKALESLFADGLDPLSTNSNGDTLLHHCAAVYHKTPINLKYVRWLLSLGIPVNAVNKHGQTALHVFIDKFCQENESKERRTDFIYAIKDSSSVDFEIRNNDGLTALHMAAMRSVVQVLQLVDAGADLGSLTRDSQNVLHLACRARKSNIVAQILGHLGNLEVNQADEFGRTPLHYACASGGAESVALLLKHGGNAKVIDSHGCTLLHACAECAAEQKTWEIQAHTSEWMRSPRDPFRPSGSVKYPRRHMWDAGVPRKPPAPASAVGTILKLLLDASVDPAVVDQSHRTALDIAIQEGCVEFVEMFYRDEELFNAATKSLEEKHGVTPFVAATRRGMKAQMALMLPRSCLEMLEQDKSIFDLIIRSPSRFLGLMPRDDVVKLINQGFEAAPKNPGYYLLLEALMKPGHLQLIERLPHIISYFGTYEVLKALFRRIRVDEDDAGMCTPLQLACRESECNMLTIQYLVEKLHVDVNARFAHMDAEDRYDGDGPSPGGTALHILASADHYWQLDAMRYLIAHGADVNALNRKNESPIHVAASGERNGSGDEGFWRSEAVNILLDHGADLNIVDEEGCTPLHKATDSGDATRQLLQKGADPTVGRQSPLFRAIENENLEALEALLDHGLSVNTVDEDSFRYSSRRPLRKQYPVMPAAFANRMGTGVLGSMPLLRTLVERGADLYLPLNDQETIIQYLFEEPSWYEVSDTLLQEPCVSRIDFNHCDQIGRTVLMAACRWEGRVPGYFERGRVVPKAQGAPIRILDQGADATSVDDDGKTALHHLLNNAAMPDEIVINFINREDVAPTLWLQDNGGFTPFHCALRTLRPSVCSWFLDKGASASKPDPKGLTPLHHIATQCLKIKRELRDTSSHEELPSDYFDQCLSLWQNIIAKGASINATDNAGNTPLHMYLSTPERSSNRRRDPGICHVDHFDKLFPLDSEVNVSAVNNSGETGLHIITLRKKPRFGKTGHDKPLFEVLLGRGVDPLKEDAKGRTALDIASACGNDEIVGVLRRK; from the coding sequence ATGCCAAAGTCAGTCAAGACGGCGGATGAGTACGATTTTGTGGAGCATGAAGAAACCGCCGTAAGCCCCGAGATCCTCGCCAAGATCCGTGAATGGCTCCAACCCACCGATTATCTCGCCGACTCGGGTGAGTTCCGGCGTCATCTAGCCTCGCAGGCTCCTGGTACAGGACTCTGGATCTGCGAGACGGATGAATACAAAAAATGGCACGACTCTCCCGACCATGGCAGCCTCTGGATCAAGGGCGTTCCAGGTGCCGGCAAGTCCGTCATGGCAGCGTCCATCATCCACCATATGAAGACGACTGAGAACTGTCCCgttctctttttcttcttcagaaACATTGTCGCAGCCAATTTTTCTCCACGCGCTCTCATTCAAGACTGGCTGGCTCAGCTTCTCCCTCACTCTTCCAAGCTGCAATTTGCGCTTCAGTCTCGCCTCGAgaccaagctggaggagactTCAGACAACGATCTCATCGACATCTTCCTCAATGGAGCCTCTCGACTTCCAAAACTCTACTGTATTGCAGATGCTCTCGATGAGATGACGACCGAGAACAGACCTTttctcgacaagctcaacagTCTCGCGACTCACCGCCCTCAGTCGTTGAAGCTTCTCATCACTAGCAGACCCAAGCAACATCTCCAAAGCGCACTTCGCGACTCTTCAATCGTCCACGTCAGTCTCCAGCAACGTCTTGTGGATACCGACATCAACTCGTATCTTCGCCATCGATTTGATACAGCCGTTATGTCCGAGGACAAGCTTCAGATGAAagaggagctcatcgacatGGTCGCCAAAAGGTCTGAAGGCCTCTTTCTCTACGCCAAGCTCACCATGGACCAAATCGAAGCTTCTCTTGCCGACGATGGTCCAGCGGATATCAATGCCCTCGAGCAATCCCTTCCCATCGGCTTAGAGCAGACATATACCAGCATGTTGGCCAAACAGCGTCAGGAGAAGGGCATCAGTACAGATCTTCAAGTGCTTGTTCTCGAAGCCGTCACCCATTCATCCCGACCTCTCCGGTTGAGCGAGATAGCTAGTCTCGTCAAGTCCGTCTGTCCGGATCTCGATGCACCCACTGGCTTCAAAGACCTTGTTGCTACCTGCTGCGGACCGCTGATTGAGGTCTTGGAGGACGAGACTCTGCAGGTTATTCACCACTCTTTCACCGAGTTCCTGCGCGGTGATACACGCACCGTCTCAAATGATGATGCATCCTCCGACTTTCCAGTCATCGACTCTCTCAAGGCAcacaagaagatggccatcaACTGCCTCCAGTACCTCCAATCTGGAACTCTACGCCTCCGTTCTGAACCTCCCATCATCTCGACTGAGAACTTGGGAACAAGGCCAGATGAGAACGATAAAGAGTCTCAAGGCTTACGGGAATTGTCTATGTTTATCCGCACAGACTATAACGAGGATGGGAAAGATGGCGAGAAATACCGAGAGGCTCGCCTGCACCATCCACTTTTGGGCTATGCCGTGGAGAACTGGTCATACCACGCTAGCCATTACGACGTGAAAGACGACGAATTCTTCGCCACTGTCCAAGAATTCATCAGGCCTGAAGTCCTGGCATTTCGAAGATGGCTCTCTCTCGAGTGGGGGTTGGTAGCGTGGGTGGATGGGTTTTGGCTGGATATCCCAACAGTTCTTCACATTGCCGCCTTTGCTGGCATGTCTGAACTTGTCTCGGAGTTGATACAGAAAGGAGCATCTGTGTCGGCTCAAGATGACCGAGAGCGCATTCCCCTCCATTGGGCAGCTGAAAATGGACATGCAAAGGTTGCATCGCTGCTCATCCAGCATGGGTGTGATCCCAATGCTGAAGACGCGGATGGTCTGAAGCCACTTCACAttgccgccaagaagaaccatGCGTCAGTGGTAACGGTCCTTCTGAAAGCAGGTGTCAAGCCCAGCACAGGCAAGACAAAGATTCCCAAGGGGGCAATGTACTGGGTGGTTATTGAGGGAGAAAACGCGCTTCTACACGCCAGTCAAGCCGGACACACAGAGACTGTTGAAGCACTGATCCCATTCTGCAGTTCAGAGGAACTGGAACAACTTCTCTGTGAATGCTGCCGCTTCTCCCGGACCGACTCTGTCCTGAGTATTCTCGAAAAGACAGATGTCTCGGCCAACGTCATGTGTCATGGGGGGTCTCCCTTGCATTTTGCTTGCGTCTCAGCCAATGCCAAATGCGTCGAGGCTCTTATCAAGCGTGGTGCGGATCTCAACAAGATGGCAAGTTTGAGAACTTCAGAGTCAAGGCTCCACGCCTATCCTCCTCCAGGCATGACGCCTCCGTTGCTGGATTTGATAGATGTTTGGAACAAGAGCAACAACACTGCGTGCCGCTCCATCCTGAAGATGTTGGTCAAGGCTGGGGTTGATCTCGATCAGACTAGCAGCTCCGGAGACACCGCCCTGAGGAAATTGGTTGAACCTACACAACGTTTGACTGGTGGCCTCTATGTGCCAGCACTCAAAGCCTTGTTGAATGCAGGAGCCAATCCCAAGATAGGAGACTGCCGTGGAAGTGCTCCTTTGCACATTGTTGCCGCGAGCAATCGCAACCTTAACGGTATGCAACTGCTCATCGAACACGGAGCTGATCCCAATCAAAGAGACAGTCGTGGAAGGACACCTTTCCACGAATTGATTAGTTCATTCCACTATGACAAACCAACACAAATTGAGTATGCAAAGCCTATCATCAAGTTCTTCCTTGACAACGGGGCTGATCCAGAATGCCGAGATAACGATGGGGTGACCCCAATGGCCCTGGGTCCTCACAGGTTTGGGCCCGAGATCTTTGGCCTGTTGGTCTCAAAGTGCAAGTCTGACTCGACCAAGAAGGAGTGTTGGTTCGGCTTGTCCAGCGAGTGGGACATTGCCAAGTTTACCGAGACTCTTGAGGGTATGCTTGCTGCTGGGATGGAGATTGATCAACGAGATGAGAGTGGCCGTACTCTTTACCTTCACTCTCTGACCCATGAAGAGAAACGATGCATCCTTAGAGAACACGGCGCTACACCTGGCCTCTCAGACAACCAAGGCAATaatgccatccatcttcttACCGCCGGGAATCGGGGAAATCGCAAAGCACTGGAGAGTCTCTTTGCAGATGGATTGGATCCTCTCAGTACGAACAGCAACGGAGACACGCTCCTCCATCATTGCGCAGCTGTCTATCACAAGACACCAATCAACTTGAAGTATGTGAGGTGGCTACTCAGTCTCGGCATACCCGTCAATGCTGTCAACAAACATGGCCAAACTGCCTTACATGTGTTCATAGACAAGTTTTGTCAAGAGAACGAATCCAAGGAACGGCGAACCGACTTTATCTACGCCATAAAGGATAGCTCCAGCGTTGACTTTGAGATCCGAAACAACGATGGCTTGACTGCCCTACACATGGCTGCGATGAGGTCTGTGGTGCAAGTATTGCAGCTAGTGGACGCTGGGGCTGATCTCGGCTCCTTGACAAGGGACTCTCAGAATGTTCTTCATCTAGCTTGCCGAGCTCGAAAGAGCAATATCGTTGCTCAAatccttggccatctgggGAACCTCGAAGTGAACCAAGCAGATGAGTTTGGCAGAACACCGCTTCACTATGCTTGTGCCTCGGGAGGAGCAGAGTCCGTAGCACTtctcctcaagcacggtGGCAATGCCAAGGTCATTGACTCACACGGATGTACTCTCCTTCACGCTTGCGCAGAATGCGCGGCGGAGCAGAAGACCTGGGAGATCCAAGCTCATACATCTGAATGGATGCGAAGCCCACGGGATCCTTTTCGGCCGAGCGGTTCTGTCAAGTACCCTCGAAGACACATGTGGGACGCAGGTGTGCCTAGAAAACCACCAGCGCCGGCCTCGGCTGTTGGGACCATCTTGAAGCTGCTCCTGGATGCCAGCGTGGACCCAGCTGTCGTCGATCAGTCGCATCGCACCGCCTTGGACATTGCAATCCAAGAAGGCTGCGTCGAATTTGTTGAAATGTTCTATCGCGACGAGGAGCTGTTCAATGCAGCTACAAAATCTCTTGAAGAGAAACACGGTGTTACTCCTTTCGTCGCCGCGACTCGACGAGGCATGAAGGCCCAGATGGCgctgatgctgccaaggtcTTGTTTGGAGATGCTGGAACAGGACAAGTCTATCTTTGACCTCATCATCCGCAGTCCATCGCGCTTTTTGGGTCTCATGCCTCGGGACGACGTTGTGAAGCTGATTAACCAAGGCTTTGAAGCTGCTCCGAAGAACCCTGGCTACTACCTTCTTCTGGAGGCACTCATGAAGCCCGGTCACCTCCAGCTCATTGAGAGATTGCCACATATCATTTCTTATTTTGGCACTTACGAGGTACTCAAAGCGTTGTTTAGACGAATACgggtcgacgaggatgacgccgGCATGTGTACTCCCCTCCAATTGGCCTGTCGTGAGTCAGAATGCAACATGCTCACGATCCAATACCTCGTGGAGAAGCTCCATGTTGATGTCAATGCCCGGTTTGCGCATATGGACGCAGAGGACAGATATGACGGGGACGGACCTTCTCCAGGAGGGACTGCACTTCATATACTTGCGTCAGCCGATCACTATTGGCAGCTGGATGCTATGAGGTACCTTATCGCCCACGGAGCCGATGTCAATGCTCTCAATAGGAAGAATGAGTCTCCAATTCACGTTGCGGCGTCTGGAGAGCGGAATGGCAGTGGAGATGAGGGCTTCTGGAGGTCGGAGGCTGTGAACATCCTTCTTGACCACGGTGCTGACCTCAACATTGTGGACGAAGAAGGTTGCACTCCTCTCCACAAGGCGACCGACTCGGGAGATGCCACGAGGCAACTTCTTCAAAAAGGAGCGGACCCTACTGTGGGACGTCAAAGTCCGCTCTTCCGAGCCATTGAAAATGAGAATCTGGAAGCGCTCGAGGCGCTGCTTGACCACGGCCTTAGTGTGAACACTGTCGACGAGGACAGTTTCCGCTATTCTTCGAGGAGGCCGCTTCGCAAGCAATATCCGGTTATGCCCGCTGCCTTTGCCAACAGGATGGGCACCGGCGTGCTAGGGTCCATGCCATTACTTCGTACTCTTGTGGAGCGAGGAGCAGATTTGTATCTACCGTTGAACGACCAAGAGACCATCATTCAGTATCTCTTTGAGGAACCGAGCTGGTACGAGGTTTCAGATACCCTGCTACAGGAACCATGTGTTTCACGAATCGACTTCAACCATTGTGACCAGATTGGTCGAACTGTCCTGATGGCTGCCTGTCGCTGGGAAGGTCGTGTCCCTGGATACTTTGAGCGTGGAAGAGTGGTTCCCAAGGCTCAAGGTGCTCCTATTCGTATCTTGGATCAAGGAGCGGACGCCACATCagttgatgacgatggaaAGACGGCACTTCATCACCTCCTTAACAACGCTGCCATGCCAGATGAAATCGTCATTAACTTCATCAACAGAGAAGACGTTGCCCCTACCCTCTGGTTGCAAGACAATGGCGGCTTCACACCATTTCACTGTGCTCTCCGTACGCTTCGACCCAGTGTTTGCAGCTGGTTCCTCGACAAAGGCGCATCAGCTTCTAAACCCGATCCTAAGGGCCTCACACCACTGCATCACATCGCGACTCAGTGTTTGAAGATTAAGAGAGAGCTACGCGACACGTCATCCCATGAGGAACTTCCAAGCGACTACTTTGATCAATGCTTGTCCCTCTGGCAAAATATCATTGCCAAGGGAGCCTCTATCAACGCTACCGACAACGCTGGAAACACTCCTCTGCATATGTACCTCTCAACCCCAGAACGGTCTAGCAACAGACGCCGGGATCCAGGAATCTGCCATGTTGATCACTTTGACAAGCTATTCCCACTAGACAGTGAGGTCAATGTCTCGGCTGTCAACAACTCGGGCGAGACGGGGCTTCACATCATCACTTTACGAAAGAAGCCGAGGTTTGGCAAGACTGGACACGACAAGCCTCTCTTTGAGGTGTTGCTGGGCAGAGGAGTAGACCCGCTGAAGGAGGATGCAAAGGGGAGGACCGCTTTGGATATTGCGAGCGCTTGTGGGAATGACGAGATTGTGGGAGTTCTGCGAAGAAAGTAA